From one Bacillus sp. FJAT-42376 genomic stretch:
- the ligA gene encoding NAD-dependent DNA ligase LigA, with translation MTDFQSSQTRVQELHELLNQYNYEYHVLDKPSVPDSEYDQRLHELIAIEEQFPELKTPDSPSQRVGGAILEGFSKVEHKTPMLSLGNAFNDQDLRDFDRRVRQNAGDDVQYVAELKIDGLAVSLRYENGVFVQGATRGDGSIGEDITDNLKTIRSIPLRLKKALSIEVRGEAFMPKRSFEKLNEKKIELEEEPFANPRNAAAGSLRQLDPKIAAKRNLDIFVYGIGDLGETGVEKQSEGLDLLDELGFKTNLERKKCENIEEVIEMLHTIQEQRNSLPYEIDGVVIKVDALSQQQQLGFTAKSPRWAIAYKFPAEEVMTKLLDIELNVGRTGVITPTAILEPVRVAGTTVQRASLHNEDLIREKDIRLGDYVIVKKAGDIIPEVVNVLAEHRTGDEKEFSMPEACPECESELVRIEGEVALRCINPMCPAQLREGLIHFVSRNAMNIDGLGERVIAQLFKEGLITDVADLYELTREQLLSLERMGEKSTENLLNAILKSKENSLEKLLFGLGIRHVGSKAAKTLAQTFETMDRLMTASREDLLSINEIGDKMADAVVTYFEKPEVAQLIDELKSHEVNMDYKGPKLVSPEEIDSVFAGKTIVLTGKLEQLSRNEAKAEIEALGGKVTGSVSKTTDLVIAGEAAGSKLSKAQELGIEVWDEQRMIEELKK, from the coding sequence ATGACCGATTTTCAATCATCCCAGACAAGAGTTCAAGAGCTGCACGAACTGTTAAACCAATACAATTATGAATACCACGTTCTCGATAAGCCGAGCGTTCCGGATTCCGAGTACGATCAGCGGCTTCATGAGCTGATTGCCATCGAAGAGCAGTTCCCTGAGCTGAAGACACCGGATTCTCCATCGCAGCGTGTAGGCGGGGCAATTTTGGAAGGCTTCAGCAAGGTTGAGCATAAAACACCGATGCTGAGCCTTGGCAATGCCTTCAACGATCAGGATTTGCGGGATTTTGACCGCCGTGTCCGCCAGAATGCCGGAGACGATGTGCAGTACGTCGCAGAATTGAAGATTGATGGCCTTGCTGTTTCCCTCCGCTATGAAAATGGCGTGTTTGTCCAGGGAGCGACAAGGGGAGACGGTTCGATTGGAGAGGATATCACCGATAACCTGAAAACGATCCGCTCCATTCCGCTCCGGCTGAAAAAAGCGCTATCCATTGAGGTTCGCGGAGAAGCATTCATGCCTAAAAGATCGTTTGAAAAGCTGAATGAGAAAAAAATCGAGCTGGAGGAAGAACCATTTGCCAACCCGCGCAACGCGGCAGCAGGTTCTCTAAGACAGCTTGATCCGAAAATTGCCGCGAAACGAAATCTCGATATTTTCGTCTATGGTATAGGAGACCTTGGTGAAACTGGCGTCGAAAAACAGAGTGAAGGTCTCGATCTTCTGGACGAGCTTGGCTTTAAGACAAACCTTGAGAGAAAAAAATGCGAAAACATAGAAGAAGTCATTGAGATGCTGCACACGATTCAGGAGCAGCGCAATTCCCTTCCCTATGAAATTGACGGTGTCGTGATCAAGGTCGATGCATTAAGCCAGCAGCAGCAGCTCGGATTTACCGCGAAGAGTCCCCGGTGGGCCATTGCCTACAAATTCCCGGCTGAAGAAGTCATGACGAAGCTTCTTGATATTGAACTGAACGTCGGCCGTACCGGTGTCATCACCCCAACGGCCATCCTTGAACCGGTCCGTGTGGCGGGAACGACTGTCCAGCGTGCGTCCCTGCATAATGAAGACCTGATTCGCGAAAAGGATATCCGTTTAGGAGATTATGTGATCGTAAAAAAAGCCGGCGATATCATCCCGGAGGTCGTCAATGTTCTGGCCGAACACCGCACCGGAGATGAAAAGGAATTTTCCATGCCTGAGGCCTGTCCGGAATGCGAAAGCGAGCTTGTACGGATTGAAGGCGAAGTGGCTTTGCGCTGCATCAATCCAATGTGTCCGGCTCAACTGCGTGAAGGATTGATTCATTTCGTATCCAGAAATGCAATGAATATTGACGGTCTTGGCGAGCGCGTCATTGCCCAGCTTTTCAAAGAAGGACTGATTACAGACGTAGCGGATTTGTATGAACTCACAAGAGAGCAGCTTCTGTCCCTCGAACGAATGGGAGAGAAATCAACGGAAAATCTGCTGAATGCCATTTTGAAATCGAAAGAGAACTCCCTTGAAAAGCTTTTGTTCGGCCTTGGAATCCGCCATGTCGGATCAAAAGCGGCAAAAACGCTTGCCCAGACATTTGAAACGATGGACCGCCTCATGACAGCAAGCCGTGAAGACCTGCTGTCCATCAATGAAATCGGGGATAAAATGGCCGACGCGGTCGTGACGTATTTTGAAAAACCGGAAGTAGCCCAGCTGATCGATGAGCTGAAAAGCCATGAAGTGAATATGGACTATAAAGGACCGAAGCTTGTATCGCCTGAGGAAATCGACTCCGTTTTTGCCGGCAAAACCATTGTGCTGACCGGAAAGCTCGAGCAGCTGAGCCGCAATGAGGCAAAAGCAGAAATCGAAGCGCTTGGCGGGAAAGTAACGGGCAGTGTCAGCAAAACGACCGATCTTGTGATTGCAGGGGAAGCAGCGGGAAGCAAGCTGTCTAAAGCACAGGAGCTTGGAATTGAAGTATGGGATGAACAAAGAATGATTGAGGAATTAAAGAAATAG
- a CDS encoding CamS family sex pheromone protein: MLLSACTPSFGDDNEVVQETDNEKQKAIIPKSSISDSEYSVVLPFKAGAARGLTAENLNTRLDLDKFETGLMDIAQEPFPSDKDFYYQEGQYLTEEQVSGWLRYKYEGEALKTKQDEAKKQKKEFKNTGLNPAISDLERTDTKKYLASVLEQDYLKRVDKNTVKLGGVVIGVALNSVHYYKQDDIAKEQKLDNATIRKEGEKIAAEIVKQTRQNKELNDVPITIALYQQEPKSSIVPGRFIAQSQARPGSSNLDGWKDINESYQFFPSPESKEQKPEDADTFERLKEDIGDYFPNYTGVIGKAYYKDDEMKSLKIEIPMQFYGKAEVIALTQFVNDKINQYFPQDYIDLEVNITSTSGQEALIVRKSGSEKATTHIFK; encoded by the coding sequence ATGCTTTTAAGTGCATGCACGCCAAGCTTTGGTGACGACAATGAAGTAGTTCAGGAAACAGACAATGAGAAACAGAAAGCCATCATTCCGAAAAGCAGCATCTCCGACTCGGAATACAGTGTGGTTCTCCCCTTTAAAGCGGGGGCCGCAAGAGGACTGACAGCAGAAAACCTGAACACCCGACTCGATTTGGATAAATTTGAAACAGGTCTGATGGACATTGCGCAGGAACCTTTTCCTTCTGACAAAGATTTTTATTATCAGGAGGGCCAGTACCTGACGGAAGAACAAGTCAGCGGTTGGCTACGCTACAAATATGAAGGCGAAGCGTTAAAAACCAAGCAGGACGAAGCGAAAAAACAAAAAAAAGAATTTAAAAACACAGGGCTCAACCCCGCCATCTCGGATCTTGAACGAACTGATACGAAAAAATACCTGGCAAGCGTTCTTGAGCAGGACTATTTAAAACGGGTCGACAAGAATACGGTGAAGCTAGGCGGAGTTGTTATTGGCGTGGCGCTGAATTCTGTTCACTACTACAAACAGGACGACATTGCCAAGGAACAGAAACTGGATAATGCCACAATCCGCAAAGAAGGCGAAAAAATCGCAGCGGAAATCGTCAAGCAAACCCGGCAAAACAAAGAGCTCAACGATGTGCCGATTACCATCGCCCTATACCAGCAGGAGCCGAAATCTTCGATCGTCCCAGGACGTTTCATCGCTCAAAGCCAGGCCCGTCCCGGCAGCAGCAATCTGGATGGCTGGAAAGATATCAATGAAAGCTATCAATTTTTCCCGTCTCCAGAATCAAAAGAACAAAAACCGGAAGACGCCGACACCTTTGAACGGTTAAAGGAAGACATCGGAGACTACTTCCCGAATTACACGGGTGTCATCGGCAAGGCCTATTACAAAGATGACGAAATGAAATCTTTGAAAATCGAAATTCCGATGCAATTCTACGGAAAAGCCGAAGTCATCGCCCTGACCCAATTCGTCAACGACAAAATCAATCAGTACTTCCCGCAGGACTACATCGACCTTGAGGTCAACATCACCTCAACAAGCGGCCAGGAAGCACTAATCGTCCGAAAATCTGGAAGTGAAAAAGCGACGACACATATCTTTAAATAA
- a CDS encoding IS3 family transposase, whose protein sequence is METLTDKVEFAKEWVEAGFAVTRVINIVGISKSTYYYQQANPIPAKRVAGGRPIPGFSLDSKGKRVSDEQIKAYLVKLIGGMEAVYGYRKLTSCLKRKHHLTISKKKVYRLCKEMGILFPLKIRNNKYPRKIARNRIVTGPNQMWQIDIKYGYIPGIERFFYLASAIDVYDRKIVGFYLGRTCGGKDITKMLKTALRARKIENSGEEKLVLRTDNGPQFIGIQFQEFCLENKERLEHERIPPKSPNLNAYIESFHSVLERECYQRHEFQTFEEANEVVKEYIQFYNNKRLHGSLEDWPPAVYFQKHKKGEVKPRKIAL, encoded by the coding sequence ATCGAAACGCTAACCGATAAAGTCGAATTCGCAAAAGAATGGGTAGAAGCCGGGTTTGCGGTCACTCGGGTAATCAACATTGTGGGAATATCTAAGTCCACTTACTATTATCAACAGGCCAATCCCATTCCGGCGAAAAGGGTAGCTGGCGGAAGGCCTATCCCCGGTTTTTCCTTAGACTCAAAAGGAAAACGTGTATCTGACGAGCAAATCAAAGCGTACCTGGTCAAGCTGATCGGTGGTATGGAGGCGGTCTATGGGTATCGGAAACTGACAAGCTGCCTAAAACGGAAGCACCATCTGACCATCAGTAAAAAGAAGGTGTACCGTCTGTGCAAGGAAATGGGGATCCTGTTCCCTTTAAAAATTCGAAACAATAAGTACCCCAGAAAGATTGCCAGGAATCGAATCGTCACAGGTCCAAATCAAATGTGGCAGATTGACATCAAATATGGATACATCCCAGGCATAGAGCGTTTTTTCTACCTGGCAAGCGCGATAGACGTGTACGATCGGAAGATTGTCGGCTTTTATTTAGGGAGAACATGTGGCGGGAAAGATATCACAAAAATGCTTAAGACGGCTCTGAGAGCCCGTAAAATAGAAAATTCCGGCGAAGAGAAGCTGGTGCTTAGAACCGATAATGGACCCCAGTTTATCGGGATCCAATTTCAAGAGTTCTGCCTGGAAAACAAAGAGAGGCTGGAGCATGAACGAATTCCTCCAAAGTCACCTAATTTGAATGCTTATATCGAGTCCTTTCATAGCGTCCTCGAACGAGAGTGTTACCAGCGGCACGAATTCCAGACATTCGAAGAGGCCAATGAAGTCGTGAAGGAATACATTCAGTTTTACAATAACAAAAGACTGCATGGAAGCCTTGAGGACTGGCCTCCAGCTGTCTATTTTCAGAAACATAAAAAGGGTGAAGTAAAACCCAGAAAGATCGCTCTTTGA
- a CDS encoding transposase, which yields MKRKNGPIEDVKKKYVRMALESGNTAFLARKLSVAPSTLSGWVRQYRDEVELEMKMEGVSPLSENSGTDEIQKKYDQAMKLLGEKELEVEMLREMIKKKSKR from the coding sequence ATGAAGAGAAAGAATGGTCCGATTGAGGACGTAAAGAAGAAATATGTCAGAATGGCATTAGAGTCCGGCAATACGGCTTTCCTAGCCAGGAAATTATCAGTAGCTCCTTCTACTCTGTCTGGGTGGGTGCGCCAGTATCGGGATGAAGTCGAATTAGAGATGAAAATGGAGGGTGTCTCTCCCCTTTCTGAAAACTCTGGTACGGATGAGATCCAGAAAAAATATGATCAAGCCATGAAACTGTTAGGGGAAAAAGAGCTGGAAGTTGAAATGCTTCGAGAAATGATAAAAAAAAAATCGAAACGCTAA
- the pruA gene encoding L-glutamate gamma-semialdehyde dehydrogenase, which translates to MVVPYKHEPFTDFSVDSNKSDFEKGLATVESYLGRDYDLIVGGERISTEDKIVSVNPANKEEVVGRVSKASREIAEKAMKIADETFNTWRKTKPEVRADILFRAAAIVRRRKHEFSALLLKEAGKPWNEADADTAEAIDFMEYYARQMLKLKDGQPVESRPGEYNRYSYIPLGVGVVISPWNFAFAIMAGTTVAALVAGNTVLLKPASTTPVVAAKFIEVLEEAGLPKGVVNYIPGSGAEVGDYLVDHPRTRFISFTGSRDVGLRIYERASKLSEGQIWLKRVIAEMGGKDTIVVDKEADLELAAQSIVKSAFGFSGQKCSACSRAVIVEDVYDQVVDRVVELTKELTVGDTTDGSIFMGPVIDQAAFDKIMEYVEIGRNEGRLLAGGEGDSSKGYFIQPTVVADVDPNARVMQEEIFGPFVAIAKAKDFNEAIEIANNTEYGLTGAVITNNRDHIEQAREDFHVGNLYFNRGCTGAIVGYQPFGGFNMSGTDSKAGGPDYLVLHMQAKTTSETL; encoded by the coding sequence ATGGTAGTACCTTACAAGCATGAGCCGTTTACGGATTTTTCGGTAGATTCGAATAAAAGTGATTTTGAGAAAGGATTAGCGACAGTAGAATCCTATCTTGGTAGAGACTACGATTTGATTGTTGGCGGAGAAAGAATTTCCACTGAAGATAAAATCGTTTCTGTTAACCCTGCTAATAAAGAAGAGGTAGTCGGACGCGTTTCGAAGGCGAGCCGTGAGATCGCTGAGAAGGCGATGAAGATTGCCGATGAGACTTTTAATACATGGCGCAAGACGAAGCCTGAGGTTCGTGCAGATATTCTATTCCGCGCTGCTGCCATTGTACGCCGCCGCAAGCATGAGTTTTCTGCACTTCTTTTAAAGGAAGCGGGTAAACCATGGAATGAAGCGGATGCAGATACGGCGGAAGCTATTGATTTTATGGAATATTATGCGCGTCAAATGCTGAAGCTGAAAGACGGACAGCCGGTTGAGAGCCGTCCTGGTGAGTACAACCGCTACAGTTACATACCGCTTGGAGTAGGTGTTGTTATATCTCCGTGGAACTTCGCATTTGCGATTATGGCTGGAACGACGGTTGCTGCGCTTGTTGCAGGAAATACAGTTTTATTAAAACCAGCTTCCACGACACCGGTTGTGGCAGCTAAATTCATAGAAGTTTTAGAAGAAGCAGGCCTTCCAAAAGGCGTTGTCAACTATATTCCTGGAAGCGGAGCAGAGGTAGGCGACTATTTGGTCGATCACCCGCGCACTCGTTTCATTTCTTTCACAGGTTCCCGTGATGTCGGTCTGCGCATTTATGAGCGTGCATCCAAATTGAGCGAAGGCCAAATCTGGCTGAAGCGTGTAATCGCTGAAATGGGCGGTAAGGATACGATTGTTGTAGATAAAGAGGCAGATCTTGAGCTGGCTGCCCAATCCATCGTGAAATCAGCGTTTGGTTTCTCAGGACAAAAGTGCTCCGCTTGCTCCCGTGCGGTTATCGTAGAAGATGTGTACGATCAAGTGGTGGATCGTGTAGTTGAACTGACAAAAGAACTGACAGTCGGCGATACGACAGACGGATCCATCTTCATGGGGCCGGTTATCGATCAGGCTGCGTTTGATAAAATTATGGAATATGTGGAAATTGGACGCAATGAAGGACGCCTTCTTGCGGGCGGCGAAGGGGACAGCTCAAAAGGCTACTTCATCCAGCCGACTGTTGTGGCGGACGTTGATCCGAATGCCCGTGTGATGCAGGAAGAAATCTTCGGACCATTCGTTGCAATTGCGAAAGCGAAAGATTTCAATGAAGCCATTGAGATTGCCAATAACACAGAGTACGGTTTGACAGGTGCTGTTATCACGAACAACCGCGATCATATCGAGCAGGCGAGAGAAGATTTCCACGTAGGAAACCTTTACTTCAACCGCGGCTGCACAGGTGCGATTGTAGGGTATCAGCCGTTTGGAGGATTCAACATGTCCGGAACCGACTCTAAAGCGGGCGGTCCAGATTATCTTGTTCTTCATATGCAAGCGAAAACCACTTCTGAAACGCTCTAA
- the putP gene encoding sodium/proline symporter PutP: MEIGVYISLALYFIMMLGIGFYAFKQSTGDVEGYMLGGRGLGPAVTALSAGASDMSGWMLMGLPGEMYSTGLAAMWIAIGLTLGAYANYLILAPRLRTYTIVANNSITIPDFFENRFHDKSKMLRLFSGIVIVIFFTLYCSAGMVSGGTLFESSFGLSYMTGLLITAGVVIAYTLFGGFLAVSLTDFVQGIIMFLALILVPVVALIDLGGLGTTVDQVKAIDPKLFDVFRGTTVLGIIGFLAWGLGYFGQPHIIVRFMAINSIKELKPARRIGMSWMIVSIVGALMTGLVGIAYVKANQIDLGNPETIFIKFSDVLFHPLITGFLLSAILAAIMSTISSQLLVTSSALTEDFYKTFFKRNASDKELVMVGRLAVLVVAVISILLSLKPSGTILDLVGNAWAGFGSAFGPAILLSLYWKRMTKWGALAGMITGAVTVLIWLTVPGLTDFLYEMIPGFFLSLIAVIVVSKMTAPPSEEVVNHFKEMETVLARETK; encoded by the coding sequence GTGGAAATTGGAGTTTATATATCATTAGCTCTCTACTTCATCATGATGCTCGGTATCGGGTTTTATGCTTTCAAGCAATCTACTGGTGATGTTGAAGGGTATATGCTGGGAGGACGCGGACTCGGTCCTGCTGTAACCGCCCTTTCCGCAGGTGCTTCCGACATGAGCGGATGGATGCTCATGGGACTGCCGGGAGAAATGTATTCTACGGGTCTTGCTGCTATGTGGATTGCCATTGGTTTAACACTCGGAGCCTATGCGAACTATTTGATTCTTGCTCCGCGCCTTAGAACTTATACGATTGTTGCGAATAACTCGATTACAATCCCGGATTTCTTCGAAAATCGTTTTCACGACAAATCCAAAATGCTTCGACTATTTTCTGGAATTGTCATCGTGATATTCTTTACGCTTTACTGTTCTGCAGGTATGGTCTCCGGAGGAACGCTGTTTGAGTCTTCCTTTGGATTAAGCTATATGACCGGTCTTCTGATTACGGCCGGTGTTGTCATTGCCTATACGCTATTCGGCGGATTCCTTGCAGTCAGTCTGACAGACTTTGTACAGGGAATTATCATGTTCCTGGCTCTTATCTTAGTGCCTGTTGTTGCCCTGATTGATTTAGGCGGCCTTGGTACAACGGTTGATCAGGTTAAAGCGATTGATCCAAAGCTGTTTGATGTATTCCGCGGAACGACTGTACTTGGAATAATTGGTTTCCTTGCATGGGGACTCGGCTATTTCGGACAGCCGCATATTATCGTCCGCTTTATGGCCATCAATTCCATTAAAGAATTAAAGCCGGCCCGCCGCATCGGAATGAGCTGGATGATTGTTTCAATCGTTGGTGCCTTAATGACCGGACTTGTCGGAATCGCTTATGTAAAAGCCAATCAAATCGACTTAGGCAATCCGGAAACCATCTTCATCAAATTTTCAGATGTATTATTCCATCCGCTGATTACCGGATTCCTGCTATCAGCCATTCTAGCAGCGATTATGAGTACCATTTCCTCTCAGCTCCTTGTTACATCCAGCGCGCTGACAGAGGATTTCTATAAAACGTTCTTTAAACGCAACGCTTCCGATAAGGAACTCGTTATGGTCGGAAGACTGGCTGTACTTGTTGTAGCGGTCATTTCAATCCTGCTTTCCCTTAAGCCAAGCGGGACAATTCTTGATCTTGTCGGAAATGCATGGGCCGGATTCGGTTCTGCTTTCGGACCCGCGATCCTGCTGAGCCTCTACTGGAAACGCATGACGAAATGGGGCGCACTCGCCGGTATGATTACTGGAGCCGTTACCGTTCTGATCTGGCTTACAGTACCTGGCCTGACCGATTTCTTATATGAAATGATTCCAGGATTCTTCCTGAGTCTCATTGCGGTTATTGTGGTCAGCAAGATGACGGCACCGCCATCTGAAGAAGTAGTGAATCACTTTAAAGAGATGGAAACGGTATTGGCCAGAGAAACCAAATAA
- the gatC gene encoding Asp-tRNA(Asn)/Glu-tRNA(Gln) amidotransferase subunit GatC, giving the protein MSRISTDQVKHVAHLARLAITEEEAQMFSKQLDAIISFAEQLNELDTDNVEPTTHVLDMKNVMREDKPAKGLPVEDVVKNAPDQKDGYIRVPTILE; this is encoded by the coding sequence ATGTCACGCATTTCGACTGATCAGGTTAAGCACGTTGCGCACCTTGCCCGTCTTGCGATTACTGAAGAGGAAGCTCAGATGTTTTCCAAGCAGCTTGATGCCATTATTTCATTTGCAGAGCAGCTGAATGAGCTCGATACGGATAACGTTGAGCCGACGACTCACGTATTGGATATGAAAAACGTAATGAGAGAGGACAAGCCGGCTAAAGGTCTTCCGGTTGAGGACGTTGTGAAAAACGCTCCGGACCAGAAAGACGGATACATCCGCGTTCCGACCATTCTTGAATAA
- the gatA gene encoding Asp-tRNA(Asn)/Glu-tRNA(Gln) amidotransferase subunit GatA, producing MSLFDHKISELKQRLHKKDITVTDLVDESYKRISEVEDKVQAFMTLDEERARSYAKQLDEAVGTRDEFGLLFGMPIGVKDNIVTKDLRTTCSSKILENFMPIYDATVVQKLQQAESVTIGKLNMDEFAMGSSTENSGFKPTRNPWNLETVPGGSSGGSAASVAAGEVPFSLGSDTGGSIRQPAAYCGVVGLKPTYGRVSRYGLVAFASSLDQIGPITRTVEDNAYLLQAIAGGDQMDTTSANVDVPDYVSSLTGDIKGLKIAVPKEYLGEGVSEEAKNSVLEALKVLEAQGATWEEVSLPHSKYALATYYLLASSEASSNLSRFDGIRYGYRTDNAENLIDLYKQTRAEGFGNEVKRRIMLGTFALSSGYYDAYYKKAQKVRTLIKKDFEDVFEKYDVIVGPTTPTPAFKIGEKTNDPLTMYANDILTIPVNLAGVPGISVPCGFSNGLPLGLQIIGKHFDESTIYRVAHVFEQATDHHKAKPEL from the coding sequence GTGTCATTATTTGACCATAAGATTTCCGAGTTAAAGCAGCGTTTACATAAAAAAGACATTACCGTTACGGATCTCGTTGACGAGTCCTACAAACGGATTAGCGAAGTAGAAGATAAAGTTCAGGCGTTCATGACGCTTGATGAAGAGCGCGCGCGTTCTTATGCGAAGCAACTGGACGAGGCAGTCGGTACACGCGATGAGTTCGGTCTCCTTTTTGGAATGCCGATCGGCGTAAAGGACAACATCGTCACGAAGGACCTTCGTACAACGTGCTCCAGTAAAATCCTTGAGAATTTCATGCCGATTTACGATGCAACGGTTGTGCAAAAGCTTCAGCAGGCAGAATCCGTTACAATCGGAAAATTGAACATGGATGAGTTCGCGATGGGTTCTTCTACAGAGAACTCCGGGTTCAAGCCGACAAGAAATCCGTGGAATCTTGAAACCGTACCAGGCGGATCAAGCGGCGGTTCGGCTGCATCTGTTGCAGCAGGCGAGGTTCCGTTCTCCCTTGGATCTGATACAGGCGGTTCGATCCGTCAGCCGGCAGCATACTGCGGCGTAGTCGGATTAAAGCCTACGTATGGCCGTGTCTCCCGTTACGGACTTGTGGCATTTGCGTCTTCTCTGGACCAGATCGGCCCGATTACCCGTACCGTTGAAGACAATGCGTATCTTCTTCAGGCAATTGCGGGCGGAGACCAAATGGATACAACCTCTGCAAATGTGGATGTTCCAGACTATGTTTCTTCCTTAACAGGCGATATTAAAGGCCTGAAAATCGCGGTTCCAAAAGAATACCTTGGTGAAGGTGTCAGTGAAGAAGCGAAAAACTCTGTCCTTGAAGCGCTAAAAGTTCTTGAGGCTCAAGGCGCAACATGGGAAGAAGTATCGCTTCCGCATTCCAAATATGCGCTTGCGACTTACTACCTGCTGGCATCATCTGAGGCTTCATCCAACCTTTCCCGCTTTGACGGAATCCGCTACGGATACCGTACAGACAATGCGGAAAACCTGATCGATCTTTACAAGCAGACCCGTGCGGAAGGCTTCGGAAATGAAGTAAAGCGCCGGATCATGCTTGGAACGTTCGCACTGAGCTCCGGCTACTATGATGCGTACTATAAAAAGGCGCAAAAAGTCCGTACGCTCATTAAAAAAGATTTCGAAGATGTTTTTGAAAAGTACGATGTCATTGTTGGGCCGACCACTCCGACTCCTGCTTTCAAAATCGGCGAAAAAACAAACGATCCGCTTACGATGTATGCGAATGATATTTTAACAATTCCGGTTAACCTTGCAGGTGTACCTGGAATTTCCGTCCCTTGCGGATTCTCAAACGGTCTTCCGCTCGGACTTCAAATCATCGGCAAGCACTTTGACGAAAGCACGATTTACCGTGTTGCCCATGTATTTGAGCAGGCGACAGACCATCATAAAGCAAAACCTGAACTGTAA
- the gatB gene encoding Asp-tRNA(Asn)/Glu-tRNA(Gln) amidotransferase subunit GatB: MNFETVIGLEVHVELKTNSKIFSASPNHFGADPNTNTSVIDLGYPGVLPVLNKEAVNFAMKAAMALNCEIATDTKFDRKNYFYPDNPKAYQISQFDKPIGENGWIEIEVGGKKKKIGITRLHLEEDAGKLNHTGDGFSLVDFNRQGTPLVEIVSEPDIRTPEEAYAYLEKLKSIIQYTGVSDCKMEEGSLRCDANISLRPVGQEQFGTKAELKNLNSFNFVRKGLEHEEKRQAEVLLSGGIIEQETRRFDESTGKTILMRVKEGSDDYRYFPEPDLVSLYIDEEWKERIRAEIPELPDERKARYVSELGLPAYDAMVLTLTKEMSDFFEATVKTGADAKQASNWLMGEVSAYLNSENKELEDTALTPEGLAGMIKLIEAGTISSKIAKKVFKELIENGGDAEKIVKDKGLVQISDEGALRTFVNDALDANPQSIEDFKNGKDRAIGFLVGQIMKASKGQANPPMVNKLLMEEINKR; encoded by the coding sequence ATGAACTTTGAAACGGTGATTGGACTTGAAGTCCACGTTGAGCTTAAAACGAATTCAAAAATCTTTTCCGCTTCTCCGAACCATTTCGGAGCGGATCCGAATACAAACACGTCCGTGATCGACCTCGGTTACCCGGGCGTCCTTCCGGTGCTGAATAAAGAAGCGGTGAACTTCGCGATGAAGGCTGCGATGGCGCTGAACTGTGAAATCGCAACGGATACGAAGTTTGACCGCAAAAACTATTTTTATCCGGATAACCCGAAAGCTTATCAAATCTCTCAATTTGACAAGCCAATCGGCGAAAACGGCTGGATTGAAATTGAAGTGGGCGGCAAAAAGAAGAAAATCGGGATTACGCGTCTTCACCTTGAAGAGGACGCGGGCAAGCTGAACCATACGGGCGACGGCTTCTCCCTTGTTGACTTCAACCGTCAGGGTACACCGCTTGTCGAGATCGTTTCCGAGCCGGATATCCGTACACCGGAAGAAGCGTATGCGTATCTTGAAAAATTAAAATCCATTATCCAATACACAGGTGTTTCTGACTGTAAAATGGAAGAGGGTTCTCTTCGCTGCGATGCGAACATTTCCCTTCGTCCAGTCGGCCAGGAGCAGTTCGGTACGAAAGCCGAGCTGAAAAACCTAAACTCCTTCAACTTCGTCCGCAAAGGATTGGAGCACGAGGAAAAACGCCAGGCAGAGGTTCTATTGTCCGGCGGGATCATCGAGCAGGAAACACGCCGCTTTGATGAATCCACAGGCAAAACAATCCTCATGCGTGTAAAAGAAGGATCTGACGACTACCGTTACTTCCCGGAACCGGATCTTGTGTCTCTTTACATCGATGAAGAGTGGAAAGAGCGCATCCGTGCGGAAATTCCTGAGCTTCCGGATGAGCGCAAAGCGCGCTATGTATCGGAGCTTGGTCTTCCTGCATACGATGCCATGGTTCTGACTCTTACAAAAGAAATGTCCGATTTCTTTGAAGCTACTGTCAAAACCGGTGCGGATGCAAAACAGGCATCCAACTGGCTGATGGGAGAAGTATCAGCTTACCTGAACTCAGAGAACAAGGAGCTTGAAGACACAGCTCTTACTCCTGAAGGACTGGCAGGCATGATCAAGCTGATCGAAGCAGGAACCATCTCTTCTAAAATCGCGAAAAAAGTCTTTAAAGAGCTGATCGAAAACGGCGGCGACGCAGAGAAGATCGTGAAGGACAAAGGACTTGTCCAAATCTCGGACGAAGGCGCCCTTCGCACATTCGTAAACGATGCGCTTGACGCTAATCCGCAGTCGATCGAAGACTTCAAAAACGGGAAGGACCGCGCAATCGGATTCCTTGTCGGCCAAATCATGAAAGCATCCAAAGGCCAGGCGAACCCGCCAATGGTCAACAAGCTTCTCATGGAAGAAATCAATAAACGATAA